A window of the Fulvia fulva chromosome 11, complete sequence genome harbors these coding sequences:
- a CDS encoding putative glycosidase — MVSQTLAMALVASCALVKAVPHAARAAPSNSSTSPNSSAYALIAHYTGADFFNHFTAFTGPDPTNGFVVYQDLKSAAEQKLVGYIFDEATNKTSAYMGVDHTTKNPTPGRNSVRLLGKDKFDAGSMAVIDINHIPVATGLWPAIWMLGTPPDGQTWPIAGESDILEYVHEDVNNAMTLHTAPGCTVDNTTSLFQGALVDANCNAGDKIPATTGCSIKAFNNNTIGIKTYATAGPSFNKDAGAVYVHDWQPDSITVWMFPHSHVPADLAAGTPTPATWTQKPLAKFSGTGCDYTTAFAQMYLILNLDFCGDWAGHVWESSGAAKKTGVATCNEYVANHPEVYKDSYFDIASVKFYSNNGQKASGLAKRHEEEETAVEIPTTVQTGGGGDVRMPSNATDNGNGSYPFNHHKRIIAPGVEPATSEASTAETAGWLVAAGMFAALAFAL; from the coding sequence ATGGTCTCTCAAACCCTCGCCATGGCGCTGGTCGCCTCCTGTGCACTCGTCAAAGCAGTGCCACACGCTGCCCGCGCAGCACCCTCCAACAGCTCAACATCCCCCAATAGCTCAGCCTACGCCCTCATCGCCCATTACACCGGCGCCGACTTCTTCAACCACTTCACAGCCTTCACCGGTCCCGACCCAACCAACGGCTTCGTCGTGTATCAAGATCTGAAGTCGGCCGCTGAGCAGAAACTCGTAGGCTATATCTTTGATGAAGCCACCAACAAAACTTCCGCATACATGGGCGTCGACCACACAACCAAAAACCCCACCCCAGGCCGCAACTCCGTCCGTCTCCTCGGCAAAGACAAGTTCGACGCGGGCTCAATGGCCGTAATCGACATCAACCACATTCCCGTAGCCACAGGTCTCTGGCCAGCAATCTGGATGCTTGGCACGCCGCCTGACGGTCAAACCTGGCCCATCGCCGGCGAATCGGACATCCTCGAATACGTCCACGAAGACGTCAACAATGCCATGACCCTTCACACAGCCCCCGGCTGCACGGTCGACAACACCACCTCCCTCTTCCAAGGCGCCCTCGTCGACGCCAACTGCAACGCCGGCGACAAAATCCCAGCCACGACCGGCTGCTCCATCAAAGCCTTCAACAACAACACAATCGGCATCAAAACCTACGCAACCGCCGGCCCCTCCTTCAACAAAGACGCCGGCGCCGTGTACGTCCACGACTGGCAACCCGACAGCATCACCGTGTGGATGTTCCCACACTCCCACGTCCCCGCGGATCTCGCGGCCGGCACCCCCACCCCAGCGACCTGGACGCAGAAACCGCTCGCCAAGTTCTCCGGAACAGGGTGTGATTACACCACCGCGTTTGCGCAGATGTACCTGATCCTCAACCTCGACTTCTGCGGAGACTGGGCTGGACACGTTTGGGAGTCTTCCGGTGCGGCGAAGAAGACGGGCGTCGCGACTTGCAACGAGTATGTCGCGAATCACCCGGAGGTTTACAAGGACTCGTACTTCGACATCGCCTCTGTGAAGTTTTACTCGAATAATGGGCAGAAGGCCAGTGGGCTCGCGAAGCGGCATGAGGAAGAGGAGACGGCTGTGGAGATTCCGACGACGGTTCAGACGGGTGGTGGGGGTGATGTGAGGATGCCATCCAACGCGACTGACAACGGTAACGGAAGCTACCCTTTCAACCACCACAAGCGCATCATCGCTCCTGGGGTTGAGCCTGCTACCTCGGAGGCATCCACCGCTGAGACGGCGGGCTGGCTTGTTGCTGCGGGTATGTTTGCTGCTCTTGCTTTTGCTCTTTGA
- a CDS encoding RNA-binding protein vts1, giving the protein MSNIIGNRNSTPEASTSSLSGSTLRPPTSRTMAPAGHHLRASADMGALSATSPLATRGIRPASEVYYSQFSQGANAGNEQDVAEKAAQQWIADIDQYETTLEEMAAATLDQDFKDELSAIEQWFRVLSEPERTAALYALLQQTTQVQIRFFIQVLQQMAKSHPMSGVLSPAAFGEKDPMSSRMNDAMNKLNVEGSRGSFGFGGKPPPSPGGKRMSGLDPNTIKSMFPDAANAIEDQKAEFQKTTGSLPKSNRNSAVGDRGSQYMPTISAPDEEQSHHKKNGSSIPSGPWRSTSASAPENQAPIGRPKSSSSHQPQGPSPMGQFSQPPQSAGLRSSRAFPLTSDSNIQSQTANIGDGNGNNFGMPMLSPYAPGMSWASMTNTPMAANFSQQQSANQADMVANATAMKLAALSTVNNRIQLDDVRKYRRARSQEGQQPLSPGVPHTLMTNELGQILTPQQAAALQQQHIAQMQGRRSRPSSPGIAITGPPGGYMGQPGMHAPQNNGYLAAFDGGMGGLNNGMAGMNLGNFGMGGMGGMGGINEGYLSDASDINRGRSPRGRRGSSKPPEDPTDLSLLKNVPDWLRTLRLHKYTDNLKDMRWQDLVQLDEDGLEKRGVAAKGARTKLLKVFEQVREAQAEGRI; this is encoded by the exons ATGTCCAACATTATCGGCAACCGCAACAGCACGCCCGAGGCCTCGACTTCCTCCTTGTCCGGCTCCACCCTCCGACCGCCCACTTCTCGCACCATGGCGCCCGCCGGCCACCACCTTCGTGCCTCCGCCGACATGGGAGCACTGTCTGCCACCTCCCCGCTCGCAACACGCGGCATTCGACCTGCCTCCGAGGTCTACTACAGCCAGTTCTCCCAGGGCGCGAACGCTGGCAACGAGCAAGATGTGGCAGAGAAGGCGGCTCAGCAGTGGATTGCGGATATTGATCAGTATGAGACGACACTAGAAGAGATGGCTGCCGCAACACTTGACCAGGACTTCAAGGACGAGCTGAGCGCTATTGAGCAGTGGTTCCGTGTGCTCAGTGAGCCGGAGAGGACCGCTGCTTTGTATGCCCTCCTGCAGCAGACCACCCAGGTCCAGATCCGCTTCTTCATTCAGGTCTTGCAGCAGATGGCCAAGAGTCACCCGATGTCCGGCGTCTTGTCACCTGCTGCATTCGGCGAGAAGGATCCAATGTCCTCGAGGATGAACGATGCCATGAACAAGCTGAACGTGGAGGGATCGCGCGGCTCATTCGGATTCGGTGGCAAGCCGCCCCCATCTCCTGGTGGAAAGCGTATGTCTGGACTGGATCCAAACACGATCAAGTCCATGTTCCCAGATGCTGCGAATGCTATTGAAGATCAGAAGGCCGAGTTCCAAAAGACGACTGGCAGCCTGCCCAAGTCGAACCGGAACAGTGCTGTGGGTGATCGTGGTTCCCAATACATGCCTACCATCTCTGCGCCTGATGAAGAGCAGTCACACCACAAGAAGAACGGCTCAAGCATTCCTTCTGGTCCATGGAGAAGCACCAGCGCCTCGGCACCAGAGAATCAGGCACCCATCGGCCGACCCAAATCTTCTTCCAGCCACCAGCCACAAGGACCCTCACCTATGGGTCAATTCAGCCAGCCACCTCAATCTGCCGGCCTGCGCTCTTCCCGTGCCTTTCCATTGACCAGCGACAGCAACATCCAGAGTCAGACTGCCAATATTGGTGATGGCAACGGCAACAATTTTGGCATGCCTATGCTTTCGCCATATGCACCCGGCATGAGTTGGGCATCGATGACTAACACCCCGATGGCCGCCAACTTTAGCCAACAGCAGAGCGCCAACCAGGCTGATATGGTGGCCAACGCAACTGCCATGAAACTTGCCGCTTTGTCTACCGTCAACAACCGCATCCAGCTCGACGATGTACGAAAGTACAGGCGTGCCCGATCTCAGGAAGGTCAGCAGCCACTTTCGCCAGGTGTGCCACACACCCTCATGACCAACGAGCTTGGGCAGATCCTGACACCGCAACAAGCAGCTGCTCTGCAGCAACAGCACATCGCCCAGATGCAAGGTCGACGCTCGAGACCTAGCTCACCAGGTATCGCCATCACCGGACCGCCAGGGGGCTACATGGGTCAGCCGGGCATGCATGCCCCGCAGAACAACGGCTACTTGGCAGCATTCGATGGTGGCATGGGCGGTCTGAACAATGGCATGGCCGGAATGAACCTTGGCAACTTTGGCATGGGTGGTATGGGTGGGATGGGAGGCATCAACGAGGGTTACCTCTCGGACGCTTCCGACATCAACCGTGGACGGTCTCCACGTGGGCGTAGAGGCAGCTCGAAGCCGCCGGAGGATCCGACCGATCTCTCTCTTCTCAAGAACGTCCCAGACTGGCTTCGCACTCTGCGACTCCACAAGTACACCGACAACCTGAAAGACATGAGATGGCAAGATCTGGTGCAATTGGACGAGGACGGACTGGAGAAGCGTGGCGTTGCTGCTAAGGGCGCACGCACCAAACTCTTGAAG GTCTTCGAGCAAGTCAGAGAAGCGCAAGCTGAGGGCCGCATTTGA